A stretch of the Nicotiana tabacum cultivar K326 chromosome 6, ASM71507v2, whole genome shotgun sequence genome encodes the following:
- the LOC142182085 gene encoding uncharacterized protein LOC142182085, with amino-acid sequence MVDPGSSTNIIHWRVLEQAKLTGSIISATKLVGGFNPASVITREEILLPTNVEVVMKTTLFEVVDDDIGYNVILERQGLHEIKVVPLMYHQLLKFLTPKGIKQIKGDQSVARGMNAISLSSSKGKEHTV; translated from the coding sequence ATGGTGGATCCAGGGAGTTCGACCAACATTATACATTGGAGGGTATTGGAACAAGCCAAACTTACCGGAAGCATCATTTCAGCCACAAAACTCGTAGGTGGGTTCAACCCTGCAAGCGTGATAACTCGAGAGGAAATTCTGCTGCCCACAAATGTCGAGGTGGTGATGAAGACAACCCTTTTTGAGGTTGTGGACGATGATATTGGTTACAATGTTATCCTGGAAAGACAGGGATTGCACGAGATAAAAGTTGTACCATTGATGTATCATCAGCTGCTGAAATTCCTTACTCCCAAGGGGATTAAACAGATAAAAGGTGACCAATCGGTGGCAAGGGGGATGAATGCGATTTCGCTCTCCAGTAGTAAAGGGAAGGAGCATACGGTATAG